The Neovison vison isolate M4711 chromosome 13, ASM_NN_V1, whole genome shotgun sequence genome includes a region encoding these proteins:
- the GPR132 gene encoding probable G-protein coupled receptor 132, translating to MHGGRWRAAGATVIPEPSHTPGNASTATSTGASSCNASFEDTRVFLVSVYSAVFAVGLPANCVTAGLTLLQALRGNVLAVYLFGLALCELLYIGTLPLWAVYIQNRHRWTLGVWACRATGYIFFCNLYVSILFLCCISCDRFLAVVYALESRGRRQPRTAVLVSASVFALVGLAHSPVFRMEGGTTCFEAPTDTEVVAYYYLRFALGFAVPLAVIAFTNRSIFRRIRRSAGLSDAQKTKVRRSAVAVVTIFLVCFAPYHLVLLTKAVAHSYYSGRPDVARDFEAKLCRLSAVFLCLSTVNSVADPIIYVLATDCSRQEVSRIRRGWKKCSVSARVPKHTCSRGSEELSLPTWPTNHSTCPGTVHPLHSGPATWSSSLDTLERLDEESH from the exons ATGCACGGCGGGCGCTGGAGAGCTGCGGGAGCCACGGTGATTCCGGAACCCTCCCACACGCCAG GAAACGCCAGCACCGCGACCAGCACGGGCGCCTCGAGCTGCAACGCGTCCTTCGAGGACACCAGAGTGTTCCTGGTGAGCGTGTACAGCGCCGTGTTCGCCGTGGGGCTGCCGGCCAACTGCGTGACGGCCGGGCTCACGCTGCTGCAGGCGCTGCGGGGCAACGTGCTGGCCGTCTACCTGTTCGGCCTGGCGCTGTGCGAGCTGCTGTACATCGGCACGCTGCCGCTCTGGGCCGTCTACATCCAGAACCGGCACCGCTGGACGCTGGGCGTCTGGGCCTGCAGGGCGACCGGCTACATCTTCTTCTGCAACCTGTACGTGAGCATCCTGTTCCTGTGCTGCATCTCCTGCGACCGCTTCCTGGCGGTGGTGTACGCGCTGGAGAGCCGCGGCCGCCGCCAGCCGCGCACGGCCGTCCTCGTGTCCGCGTCCGTGTTTGCGCTGGTCGGGCTGGCCCACAGCCCGGTGTTCAGAATGGAAGGGGGGACGACGTGCTTCGAGGCGCCGACGGACACCGAGGTGGTGGCGTACTACTACCTGCGCTTCGCCCTGGGCTTCGCCGTCCCGCTCGCCGTCATCGCCTTCACCAACCGGAGCATCTTCAGGCGCATCAGGCGGAGCGCGGGCCTGAGCGACGCCCAGAAGACGAAGGTGAGGCGCTCGGCCGTCGCGGTCGTGACCATCTTCCTGGTCTGCTTCGCGCCGTACCACCTGGTGCTCCTCACCAAAGCCGTGGCCCATTCCTACTACAGCGGCCGGCCGGACGTGGCACGCGACTTCGAAGCCAAGCTCTGCCGGCTCTCCGCGGTGTTCCTGTGCCTGTCCACGGTGAACAGCGTGGCCGACCCCATCATCTACGTGCTGGCCACGGACTGCTCACGGCAAGAAGTGTCCAGAATCCGCAGGGGGTGGAAAAAGTGCTCCGTGAGCGCCCGCGTCCCCAAGCACACGTGTTCGAGGGGCTCAGAGGAGCTGTCGCTGCCCACGTGGCCCACAAATCACTCCACGTGCCCCGGGACCGTCCACCCCCTGCACTCTGGGCCGGCCACATGGAGCTCATCACTGGACACCTTGGAGAGGCTGGATGAAGAGTCCCACTGA